From the Bacillus thuringiensis genome, the window CTCTCTTCTTACATATTTGTGTACTCGAAGTACAATTTTTCCGGTTCTCCATACTTATTAATTTCATTCTGATATACAGCAGCTAATTGCTGTGACATTTCAATGCTCTCCATATAGGATAATGAAGTAACTGCTTCTATTTTTTCTTTAATGTTATTAGGAAGAACTGAATAAGATAAGCTATTCATCTTACTCCCTAATTTAGTTTCTGTAGCAGCTTCATAATAAATCTCAGTAATTAGAACTTCATTATCATCTGGATCGTACATATACCCTCGGTTAACTGTAATCATATTATATGACTCCTCTCCGGTTTACAAATCCTAATCTCTAGTGTTTTTAGCATTGCAACAAGTACCCTACTTCTATATATATTCTCTAGTTTTTAAATTTTATATTCCACTCTTTATCTAGTTTACTATGAATTAGAAATTATTCTCTTTCTTTTATGTCAAATTCAAAAATCTTTAACAATAATAAGAAACGCTGTAAACCTAGTGCTGTTATTCACATTATTTTTTAATGGTTATTACCTGTGTGCTTAACTTTTAAACATTTAGGTACCTTACACAATCGCAGAAAGGATATGTTTTTGTTAAATAAAGGCCCATTGTTTCATGGTTATTATGAGTACTAATGACTCTCATATTCTTTTTCTTATGCCATACTTTGTAAAATTCCATATAATCGCTCCTCTAAATGAAACAAAAAAGCACAATAGGTGTACTTTTTTATTTCGCATATTATTAGCCCCGAAGGTCTACGTACAAGTGATTCCTAACTTAAAGACAACACAAAAAGGGCTTCTTTAAGTCGATTAAAAACGTGCATAGCAAAATAAGCTATATATACACTAATCGGCTCAAAGAAGCCCTTTCGCAATTGAAACAAGACACAACTTGCTTCTACAACTCAACCACAACACAATAAGGTGTGGGAATAAACGGAATCAATTAAACAATAAATATACGTTTATATTAATCTATTTTTATATGATATTCAATTGTTTTTAATAGAATGAAGATAAGAAGGGACCTTCTATGCAGTTGTTATATGTATTAATAATAGCTCCCTTGTTTCCTCTGCTGAAAATCCCCTCTTATTTTCAGTTCTTGGTATTAGTCCATGTACTGCATTTCAAAATAAAGTTTTTCTGGCTTTTGATTTTGGTCTAAATAAAAAAGTATTTCTGGAATGGTTTGTTCTTCTACTTCCATACTTTCCATATAAGACATACTTTCGTTTTCTTGAACTTTTTTAAAAATGGAAGTAGGTAGTTTGTCTGCAGCAAACACACCCATTTTGCTGCCTAATTTTTGTTCAGATGTAGCGTTGTAGAAAATTTCGTTCACAATGACCTCATTATCATCTGGATCGTACATGAACCCTCTTTGTATACGTAGCAAAGTAGTGCTCCCTTCTTATGTATTCCTTCAATAAAAAGACAATATTTATATATATTGCTATTCCGAAAGAAGGTTTCAAAGAATATTATTTCTTAAAATCCGCACTTTGTATAGAGGTAGATACAGGATAATTGGTTTTCTCAAGGTATTTTTAAATATTTCATTCTTTAAAAAACAAAGTTAAACCCACCACATCTGTGAAGGATTTTCTTCAATTAAAATAGATTGAAGATTTTTTGTTGCACGTTTAAATCCTTCTTGAATAGACATGAGTGGATCTTCGTGTTCAATACTTACAACATAATCATATCCATATGTACGAAGTGCACTCATCATTTGCGCCCATTCTTCTAAGCTGTGGCCACAACCAACAGAACGGAACGTCCAAGATCTTGTTTTCACCTTACCATAGGGCTGCATATCTGTTAATCCATACATGTTTACATTCTCTTGGTCAATGTAAGTGTCTTTTGCATGAAAATGATAAATCGCATTTTCTTTCATCAATAACTTAATAGCAGCGACAGGGTCAATTCCTTGCCACCATAAATGACTAGGGTCTAAGTTGGCACCTATCGCATTACATGTCTCTTCACGTAATTTTAGTAATGTATATGGCGTATGTACTAAGAAACCACCGTGAAGTTCTAAACCAATTTTCACACCATGTTCTTTTGCAAATTCACCAACTTGTTTCCAATAAGGAATGAGCTTTTCTTCCCATTGCCATTTTAAAATATCGTTGTATTCATTTGGCCATGGTGCAACAGGCCAATTCGGGTATTTTGCGTTTTCATGGTCACCTGCTACGCCTGAAAAACAATTCACAACAGGTACGTCTAGTAGTGAAGCTAGTTGAATGGTTTTTAACAATGTTTCATGGGATTCTTTTGCAAAAGCAGTATCCGGGGATAAAGGATTTCCGTGACAACTAAAAGCGCTAATGATTAAATCTCTTTTTTGTACAGGCTCTATATATGTGCTTCTGGCTTGTTCGCTTTCTAATAATAAATCTAAGTTACAGTGCGATCCTCCAGGATAACATCCTGTACCAATTTCTACAGCATTCAAACCGGCTGCTTGTACATAATCTAGCATTTCTTCAAACTCCATATGAGAAAAAAGTGTTGTAAATACTCCTAATTTCATTTATCTTCCCGTCCTTTCTACATGTGTGTTACTACTCTCGTAAATTGCATCAATAATTTGTGATACTTGCAGTGATTCCTCAGGTTTTACAATTAATTCCTCGTCGTATAAGCAAGCTTTTATAAAGTTTTCTGCTTGCAAAATTCCAGGATCACTGTTAGATCCTATCCAAATAGGTTCACTATTTAATAGCATATTATGTTTTGTTGTATATAATTCAATTGGAAAAACATTCATTCCACCGTTTACTCCGGAGATACTTACTTGTTCTTCATCATTTTTAATATTTGCTGCCCAAGAAGTTTCAAATATTAATGATGCTCCATTTTCAAACTTTATGTATGCGGTAACATGATCATCGACTTCAAATGTTTTATAATCATATTTCCCCCACATGTTTATTTGATTTGGTAGCTTACTAACTGCATTATAGATACTACCAATGACTTCTGTTTGTTTTGGATTTCCAATTAACCATAGTGCTAAATCAAGAAGATGACAGCCGTAATCTATTAAACTTCCTCCACCTTGTAATTCTTTATTTGTGAAAACGCCCCATCCTGGCACTTTTCGTCGACGGAGTGCCTTTACACGAACAACAAGAGGCGTTCCAATCTCATCTATCATCATTTTTTTTGCAACTTGTGACTCCTTCATGTAGCGATAATGATAAGCGATAGCAAGTTTTTTACCGCTGTTTTTTGCAGATTCTATCATTTGTTCACATTCTGTCGCTGTTAAATCCATCGGTTTTTCACATAATACATGTTTCCCTGCTTGTAATGCTGCGATAGAAATCTCAGAATGAAACTTATTTGGTGTACAAATACAAACAGCGTCAACTTCTTTAAAGACTTCTTCATATGTTTCAAATACATAGGGAACGTTATATGTCTTAGCGACTTGTTGTGCGCGTTTTATGCTTCTATCATGTATAGCCGTAATCGTACAATAGTCATGTAATTTTACAAATGCAGGGATATGGCGATTTTGTGCAATTCCTCCTGCCCCTATTATTCCAATGCGTAGTTTTATCATGTCTTCCCCTTTTCTCATAATGGAATTGTAACAATTTGTTTTGTTTCACTTGATTGTATGGCTGCTAAAATGACTTCTAACGATTTCATTCCATCTACACCATTAATTAATGGTTCCTTATCAGATAGGATAGACACTACAAATTGCTCAATCACATGTGAATTACTTTGGCCAACTGTGGCGTTTGATTGAATTTTATTAAGCTCATATTTTACAACTTCCCCATTTTTATATTGGATAATGAGTGAGTTAGTTGGGTCATCTTCTAGGCGAAGAGTGGCCTTTTCTCCATAAATAATTGTTGAATTATCTTCTTTGCTAACGTAAGACCAACTTGCTGCAAGTGTTCCGATAATACCACTTTCGCTTTTTAATATGCATACCGCACAATCATCTACATTCGAAAATGTTTTCGCGCTTGTCTCAACAAAGGCACCAACCTCTGTAATTTCTTCATTAAGAATATACCGAATTAAATCCGCTTTATGTACACCTAAATCACCCATTGCACCAAGAAAAGCCTCCTCTTTTTTAAAGAACCAGCTCTCTTTTCCATCTACACTCCAATTTTCAGGACCACTATGACCAAACGCTGTACGAAAGCTATATATTTTGCCGATTGCACCACTTTTAATCAATTGTTTTGCTTTTTGATGAGAAGCAACAAAACGCTGGTTATGGCCAATCATTAACTTTTTACCGCTTTTTTCAGCAGCTCCAATCATCATTTCCGCGTCTGCTTTTGACGTTGCCATTGGCTTTTCACATAGCACATGGATCCCTGCTTGTAATGCAGCGATAGAAATTGATGCATGTAAATGATTTGGTGTACATACACTCACTGCATCTAACTCTTCACAATTGATAAGCTCGTTATAGTCAGTGTACATATTTACACCATAATTATTGGCAATCTCTTTTGCACGTTTTTTATTACTATCACAAACAGCCACAATCTGTACATATGGGTTTGCTTCATATTCTGGTAAATGACGATGCTGCGCGATGCTTCCACATCCAATAATACCTACCTTTAAAATATTCAAGATCATATCCTCCTTTTGCTTGATTTGAAATTATTATAGAAATTTTTTAATTGAAAAAATATGCTATATATCGTTATGTTTTTATCAAAAGTTGCCTTTTTTTATAAGAAATAAGAAAACTTTTGATAAAAGTGTTATATTGCTAACAAGGAGGTGTAAACGTCTATGACAGAAGGGAATTGTAATAAACATACTGAAGCAATTGAAGAAAAGGTCATTTATCAAAATCCATTACTATTTTTAAAGGTATGGGACATTGTTATGGAAACTTCTTATTATGATCAAATTGAGAGGGCGCCTTGGCATTATCATGAAGAGATTGAGTTTTTAGCAATTATAGAAGGATATTTAGGCATACAAAGTAAAGAAAAGTATATTGTTCTTGGCCCTGGAGATGTTTTTATTTTAGGGAAATCTGAGTTGCATCGGTCACATAAACCTTCTGCAGATTCTTTACACTACGTTGTGTTCCAAGTGAATTTAAATCAACACTTTGACCGAAGCATTATACAATATTTACATTGCTTTTCAGAACGAACAAAATCCTTAAATGAGTTAAACTATATTTTTGAACAAAATGAAGTAGTAAAACATGAAGCTTACGCTCTTATTATAGAAATTTTTACAGAATCAAAAAAGAAAATAAACGGATATGAAATCGCTATTAGTGTTGCTATTAAGAAATTACTCTTAATACTATTAAGAAACGACAAACATAACATTTTAAATTATAGTGAACAAGACGACTTGGCTCGTTTAAAACCAGTACTTGATTATGTAGAAGATCATTTAGGAGAAAAGATAACCGTAACCAAAGCATGCGCTTTAATAAATTTAAGCTATCATTATTTCATAAAATACTTTAAAAGAATTATGGGTATTTCCTTTTTTGATTATGTGAATTATAAGCGCATCAAACAAGCAGAAAGTTTATTAATAACAAGCGATCTTAGTATTACAGATGTTGGATGTGAAGTTGGAATTGCAAACATGTCACAGTTTTATAAGTTGTTTAAAAAAGAGAATAATTGTTTACCAAAGGAGTTTAAACAGCGAATACAAAGCAGTAAACAAGCCACCCTTAAAAGAAATTAATAGCTTGTAAGGGTGGCCTAGTGTGTTGCGAATAGCTTTGTATTTAATTGTTTAATCTCCCCTTCTGAAAGGGGCTGATAAAATGCATGTTGTAATCCTTGTATATGCAAGGTCTCTCCTATACATAACAATACTTTACCAGGAAGCAGGTCAAGTAATAGTTCATTATTAATTTGCTTTGCTTGTTTTTCAGTAGAAACATAAATAACCAAGATAGTAGGATTATTTCCAAAACCCCGCATAATAATATCTTTTCCTGATTCTACAAAAGTTTTCCATCTAGCAATTATTCGTTTTAATCGGTCTTTTTTATCAGATAACAAGGTAGAGTATACAACGAAATTAAATTTACGCTCTTCCCCGCCGTTTACTATAAAACTTAAAGGAGGGGTAAAAACCCCTTTATTAATGAATGGATGCATAATATGCCCTAAAAAGGATGAAGCATAACGCAGGTGGCAAAGTAGGTCTATATCATGCCAATAACGTAGGTGAACATATTTACCATGATTATCAATTCGCTCTGGAGCAAAGAAGAACATATTTCCTTGCCAGTATTTTAAGAGCTTATAACCATTATCGGATAACGTATATGTTTCTTCAAAGATCTCCATATCAAAAAGCTCTACTTGCCATTTCTCAATTAGACGATAGTAAAGTAATCCTTGAAGTGCATCATTTATTTTCTTACGTGAATATTTACTTTTGAATAAATATAATAAATGATTGAATCTAACGGACATATGCAAACCAATGAAAGTGAGTAATGCATATTGTTCTTCTGTTAAACGCTGCTTAAACTTAACTAATTCGTCATAAGAGTGGAATACATAGGTTTTATCCAAATCATGTATCCGATATATTTGAAGTCCTTGTACATCCTCACTTGATAAATGAGGAATAGAAGGGATATAAGTAGACATTTGTTTCTCTATTGTACGCATAATCATCCATTAAAATTGGTAAATTGACGAATTAGATTTTTTACTCTGGCCTTGCGGATAATTTAGGATACGTACGGTTCCTCTTCTATTTTTAGCATCAATATTAAGCAGCTCACATGTAACGATTGTTTGGTTAATTGCATCTTCTGGGGTTGGGTTTGCAAGATTACGGCTCTTTAGTCCTTTAAACTGGATACCTGGTGCAACCTCAACGAAAATCCCAGCAATTGCATCCACACCTACAATTTTACCTACAAAGCGGTCACGGCGTTTGTTTAGTTCTAATAGCTTCTCCATAGGATCTGTTTCTAATATTTTTTTATTCCCTCTAAACTCATAGCGGCCATTTTTTTCTACCACTTTATCAATAATAAGTTCTATAACATCACCAATAATAATATCCTCCGGACGGACGAATGAATGGGACCAGTATGAGTACCTTATCCCTACTGTTACACCATGAACTTCAACCAACACAGTTTGTGCAGATGGAATATGTCCAGAAACAGTTCCTGTGTATACTTTATTCCCCTCTTGTGACTCTACTTCTTCATATAGCCTTTTTTGAAGTGCTAGTTCCCCTGCTGTGATAGATACAACTGCAAAGTTGCCCTCTTCAGTTTTTTGGAAGTGTTCAATAATAACAGGCTTTGTTCTACCTACTAACCATTGAGGATTTTTAGGAATGTTTATACCTGCCTCTGTAATTGGGCAATATGCAGTTGTATGAGTACCAATTTGCATTGTAAGCACTTGTATACGCTCAGACGTTCCGTTTTTAGTCGGGAATAGTTTTTCAGATACGACTGTAATTAAACCTTTCCCTACAGTGCGCTCACGTTTCATACGGGCTAATTCCTCTAATTCATGTTCACGTACTCGCTCGAATTGATTAAAGTTTGTTTCTAGCAGTGTGTCACCTTGCGGATTCTCTGATTCAAAAACCATTCCAAGTTCTTCTACAGTTTGAGTGTTTGTCTTTTCGTCTGTCATTACATTTTCCTCCTAGAACGTAAAAAAGGACACACCTGTACCGTTGGGATGGTACGTAAGGTGTGTCCTTCACGTAAATTATGTTTTATTTATATAGTTGTTAATACAAATATAATAGTATTTTTAATCAAATGCAAGATTAATTTTCAAATCATAAGTTTGTTGAAAGTTCGTAATTTTTCTGATATCTCTTGCTTTTTTATCTGCTTGGATAGTAGCAGTAGATAAGTTTTGGTTTATGAATTCTCTATAAAGCGGTTATATCTCAATAAGAAGAACTTTATTTTAATTTTTTTCTTAATGCTAGCGGTCATTCACTTGCAATGTTTCTTTCGCCATCTGCTCATATTCTTCCAAACCTGAGATAATCGCAAACTCAGCTATCGCAACAGGGTATGCAGCATTAAGTTCAATGACGTGCTCTTTCATGGCAGGCCAGTAAATTCCGCCTGCTTGCCGGTAATGTTGGATCAGTTTCTCCAGGGATGCTTCCCCAAATGCCCGGTACTGGAAAACAAAGTCATTTGATACATCCGTTACTTTTGCTTCAGTCCAGTCGATTAAACCGGTTACGTTAGCATCTTTATCAATCATCGTGTGGCCAGCATGAACATCACCGTGAATCAGGCCTGTTTTCTGCGGCCACAATTCTTCATTTTTTATCCAGGCCTGCCAGCGGTTCCATAAGGATTTTCCTACATCAAACTTCGCCTTAACCTTTTCCATACGCTCAATCATCGATTTTCTGGCCTCTTCTGCTGTCTGGACAAAAAGGCCTACTTTAAGAGCCTCTTCTTTCGGAATTGTGTGTAGCGAAGCCAACGCTTTGGCTAATGTCTGGTGAAATCGTTCAGGTACATTTTCATAATCCATCTCCCACAAATAATTTTGAATCTCTGGATCAATTGTGCCTGCTGGCACTCCGGTTAACTTTTTATAAGCTATTAGATCGTTTTTATAAAGCGACCAGACTGGAACCTGAAAAGTGGCATATTTGTTTACAAGATCCAGTGCTTTCTTCTCCACTATAGTCCTAGGCATCACATCGTCTCGTCTCGGAAACCTTAGCACCCATTCTTCGCCTTTATAATCTTCTGCATACGCAACTAGAAAATCTAAACCGGACTCGTTGAATATAATGGATCCCTCTTTAACTTCCAAGCCATACTTTCTTGCTATTTCTATCGCTTTTTGTTTGTTCAAATCTTTCACTTCCTTCTTTTATTTTACTGAGTTCTTTGGTGAAAAAAAAGACTGTTGTCTATTGGAAATTTGTACAATACAAAATCTAGAATGCAGTTTTTCTAGATTTTATTTAAGGTTTCAAAACTATTAATCAAAAAAAATGTCCAATTCCTTACTCATTACGTTTGATGGTTTTCGTTGTGGTTTCTCAATTTTATTAAGCGGTAATTGCGTAGTATTATTCTTATTTTTTTGTTGAGCCTTTAAGCGATCTTGACGTTCTTTATAACTCATAGGTTTATATTCTTGCTGCTCTTCGTAAATTCCCGTTTTCTTTTCCATATCTTTTTCTAAGTTTTGATGAACTGTAAGACTAATGGATGCGTAGACTTTTGCTACATCTTCATCTAGTTTATTTTCTTCGGTATAATTAAGCGTTTCTTCAATTGGAACCGTATTGATTTCTACATGTGTTTCTTCTGACTCTGTTATTGTAACGGGAATTGAAGTAGATTCTATACTTGTTTCTGCAGTTCCTATTATTGTGATGGGAAGCCCATCAGATGGGAATTCTTCTAGTGATGGTTCAGTCTCATCAGGAATTTTGGAATGAATAATGGAATCTTTATTCCAATCGTGCTCTAACATAGTAATAGATAATTCTTTGTTTAGTTCTGCTACCTCCATGTTTATTTCATGGCATTCGCCCATAGGAGGTAATCCTATATCTATGATTTCCTCAATATCTTCTTTTACGACTGGTTCTGTTATTTCAGCGCTTATACTTTCTATATGTGTTTCTTTTGCTTTAACAGGCAGTTCACCATTTCGTTGTAGGGCTTCTATTAATCTTGATGCATGTGTATAACTAATTTTAAATGTATCTTGTAGTACAGATATAGAAGCACTTCCCGACTCTTTTACAAAACTTAAAACATCGTCGTATAGAATATCCTTAAAGAAGCTAGTTTCCTCTTGTACGGTTCCTTTGTCTTCGCTTGGAATCGCTACTTCCTGCGAAATAGTATTGTCAGAAGTATGAGTAGTATTAACACTTGGTTCTTCTGGTATACTACTATTACTTGAAATTAAAACTTTACGAGGACTATCCCCTGTGTAAGAACTTACAACTAGATTTTGTTCTAACTTCTCAATATATTGCATAGCCTTCATATAGCCAATCTTGAATTTTCTTTGCAGATGAGAAGGTGAGACTTGTTGTGATTCAATAATAAATTCCTTAATTTCTTCATACAACTTATTTTCAGCCTCATCATCAATATCTCCCTGCTGGTTCATAGCTGCAGGATCATTAGGTAGAATTTCATTTTGAGACTTGTGTTCCTTATAATCCTCCAATGATACAATGTGCTGTTGCTCTTCAGTTGTTTCTATAGAGCTATTCTGTTTCATCTCATCCTCTTGTATAGGCGGCAAAGGTTGTATTTTCTTCATGTTCTCTGCGTCTACATGTTTCATAGGATTTGCTTTTGCAATAGATTCATTAATAAGACGAAGACGTTCATTTTCCCAATATTGGCCTGTTCGCTCCTCTACCTGTATGAGTGCATGCACGAATTCTTCTTTAGGTACAAAGTTACTCGTAATTTGTTGGACAGGTTGCACATGGTTGTCTTGTACAATACGAGCTGCACAGATGAATGCACCTTGTCCCATGATATCTCCTGGTGACATAACAACTTCTTTTGCTTTCTGATAGGTTGATCCTAATCGACTAACAGGGTTGTCTTGCATAGGTGAAATACCTTGTTCAGATTCAGCCTCTTTAAATTCTTCTTTCTCACCAAACATATCTGAAAAGATTTTTGCATCATATGGTGTTACATCTCCAAATATCATTTTGTTACGGAATGAGCCTAGTAAGGTAAACATGTATTGCTCTGTGAAGTCGAGAGCTAATTGAGATAGTGTTTGGCTAGCAATTGTGAGAATTACTTTATATTTACGAGATTGTGCAGGGAATTCTTTAAACGGGCGCACAATAAAGTCCGGGAACTCATCGACAATAATATGATGGTAAGGTGAGACGTTTGGTTTCCTACGGAATACGGCATTCTGCATACTAAGTAGAACGAATTTCCCTAATACATTAGAAAGTTCTGCTAATTCCCCTTTTGCAGTATTCACAAGTAAAATACCACCTTGCTCAAGATGAGTATCGAAATCAAAATCGGATTTTCCAAACAAAACACGCCGTATTAAAACGTTTGAAGCTAAATCTTTTAAGATATTACGCAAGCCCTTTACATATTCCTCTTCTCTATCATAATGCATTGGTTGTCCGCGGTATTTTCCTGATTTATAAACGGCCGGTTCTCCTTGGAAATCTGTTTTTTCACAGATAGTATTATATAGCAATAGGTAAGGTTTTGAGGCAATCTCCACCTTTTCCCCTGCTCCACACCGTACGTGCGATTTTCACCGCATACGGCGTTCCATCATTAAATTAACTAATCAATAATATCCAAATTACATTTCTGACGAAACATATTGAGTTTTCTCAATTGTTTTCCATCCAATTGAAGTAAGTTTTTATATTTAACAATCGTCTCTTTCTTTGTAGCATGTATAAGTGTATGAACTAATTTATGAACAATCACAAGGTTTTTAAAATCATCTTTTCCTCCTAATTTTCTGGGGGTTACATGATGACAATGTACTTCTTCAGCTTCTAGGAATGTTCCCAAAATTGAGCATTTCCCTAACTGCATAGAGTATCTAGAGATTCGATTATCCTCGTACTCCAAGTTGTCATTTCTTTGTGTGAACATCATTTTATTGATTTCGTGTTCTACATTTTGTTTAATTCTCTTGTGATTTTTTCTTCCCTCCGTGGTGTAATTACAGATGTTTTGACTGAAATTCATTGCATTTTCAGTTCGAATATCTGCTATTGGATATAAATAGACTCCCATTATTTTGTATGTTTTATAGTTGTTTTTATGAAGTCGTTTATATAAAACCGAAGGGTTTATTGGTTTTTCAAATACATGGTTTTTAAGTCGATTATATAAGGTTCGTGATAGACGATAGGCTATTAGGCGAAAATTATAATTTACATGCGTAGCTGTTCGGTAGTAGTTTTTGATTCCTAATATATATTGATTATATTTGTTGACAGATATTACAGTTGGTTTATGTTGAATTTCTTTGATTAACTTTTTGGTTTTATCTAAAATAGTTTTTATTTGTTTACTTGAAACGTGAGTATTAGCAACAAATTTATTCTTCTTTTTAACTGCTTTTAAGTTGAATCCTAGAAATTCTGATTTACCCTTTGTAATATTTGTTATCTTTGACTTTTCTCTTGATAT encodes:
- a CDS encoding sugar phosphate isomerase/epimerase family protein, translated to MKLGVFTTLFSHMEFEEMLDYVQAAGLNAVEIGTGCYPGGSHCNLDLLLESEQARSTYIEPVQKRDLIISAFSCHGNPLSPDTAFAKESHETLLKTIQLASLLDVPVVNCFSGVAGDHENAKYPNWPVAPWPNEYNDILKWQWEEKLIPYWKQVGEFAKEHGVKIGLELHGGFLVHTPYTLLKLREETCNAIGANLDPSHLWWQGIDPVAAIKLLMKENAIYHFHAKDTYIDQENVNMYGLTDMQPYGKVKTRSWTFRSVGCGHSLEEWAQMMSALRTYGYDYVVSIEHEDPLMSIQEGFKRATKNLQSILIEENPSQMWWV
- a CDS encoding Gfo/Idh/MocA family protein — its product is MIKLRIGIIGAGGIAQNRHIPAFVKLHDYCTITAIHDRSIKRAQQVAKTYNVPYVFETYEEVFKEVDAVCICTPNKFHSEISIAALQAGKHVLCEKPMDLTATECEQMIESAKNSGKKLAIAYHYRYMKESQVAKKMMIDEIGTPLVVRVKALRRRKVPGWGVFTNKELQGGGSLIDYGCHLLDLALWLIGNPKQTEVIGSIYNAVSKLPNQINMWGKYDYKTFEVDDHVTAYIKFENGASLIFETSWAANIKNDEEQVSISGVNGGMNVFPIELYTTKHNMLLNSEPIWIGSNSDPGILQAENFIKACLYDEELIVKPEESLQVSQIIDAIYESSNTHVERTGR
- a CDS encoding Gfo/Idh/MocA family protein codes for the protein MNILKVGIIGCGSIAQHRHLPEYEANPYVQIVAVCDSNKKRAKEIANNYGVNMYTDYNELINCEELDAVSVCTPNHLHASISIAALQAGIHVLCEKPMATSKADAEMMIGAAEKSGKKLMIGHNQRFVASHQKAKQLIKSGAIGKIYSFRTAFGHSGPENWSVDGKESWFFKKEEAFLGAMGDLGVHKADLIRYILNEEITEVGAFVETSAKTFSNVDDCAVCILKSESGIIGTLAASWSYVSKEDNSTIIYGEKATLRLEDDPTNSLIIQYKNGEVVKYELNKIQSNATVGQSNSHVIEQFVVSILSDKEPLINGVDGMKSLEVILAAIQSSETKQIVTIPL
- a CDS encoding helix-turn-helix domain-containing protein — encoded protein: MTEGNCNKHTEAIEEKVIYQNPLLFLKVWDIVMETSYYDQIERAPWHYHEEIEFLAIIEGYLGIQSKEKYIVLGPGDVFILGKSELHRSHKPSADSLHYVVFQVNLNQHFDRSIIQYLHCFSERTKSLNELNYIFEQNEVVKHEAYALIIEIFTESKKKINGYEIAISVAIKKLLLILLRNDKHNILNYSEQDDLARLKPVLDYVEDHLGEKITVTKACALINLSYHYFIKYFKRIMGISFFDYVNYKRIKQAESLLITSDLSITDVGCEVGIANMSQFYKLFKKENNCLPKEFKQRIQSSKQATLKRN
- the mphM gene encoding macrolide 2'-phosphotransferase MphM, translating into MNKQKAIEIARKYGLEVKEGSIIFNESGLDFLVAYAEDYKGEEWVLRFPRRDDVMPRTIVEKKALDLVNKYATFQVPVWSLYKNDLIAYKKLTGVPAGTIDPEIQNYLWEMDYENVPERFHQTLAKALASLHTIPKEEALKVGLFVQTAEEARKSMIERMEKVKAKFDVGKSLWNRWQAWIKNEELWPQKTGLIHGDVHAGHTMIDKDANVTGLIDWTEAKVTDVSNDFVFQYRAFGEASLEKLIQHYRQAGGIYWPAMKEHVIELNAAYPVAIAEFAIISGLEEYEQMAKETLQVNDR